One window of Alkaliphilus metalliredigens QYMF genomic DNA carries:
- the argF gene encoding ornithine carbamoyltransferase — protein sequence MPVNLKGRSFLTLKDFTSQEIQHLLDLSRDLKAKKRMGVKGESLLGKNIVLLFEKASTRTRCAFEVAALDEGAHVTFLGSNDSQIGKKESIEDTAKVLGRFYDGMEFRGFKQETVETLAAHAGIPVWNGLTDLYHPTQILADFLTIMEHIDKPLNKVKFAYVGDARNNMGNSLMIGAAKMGMDFRAVAPKELLPKGELVEEMRAVAAETGGEITLTDDVAEGVKDADVIYTDVWVSMGEEDQFEVRIKQLLPYQVNMDMIKATGNPDMIFMHCLPAFHDLETTVGKEIHEKFGLKSMEVTDEVFRSRHSVVFDEAENRLHTIKAIMVATL from the coding sequence ATGCCAGTCAATTTAAAGGGAAGAAGCTTTCTAACATTAAAAGATTTTACGTCACAGGAAATTCAACATCTTTTAGATCTGTCACGGGATTTAAAGGCAAAGAAACGTATGGGAGTTAAGGGTGAGTCCTTATTGGGGAAAAATATCGTTCTACTGTTTGAAAAGGCATCTACTAGGACACGATGTGCCTTTGAAGTGGCTGCACTTGATGAAGGAGCCCATGTCACCTTCCTAGGATCTAATGACTCACAAATAGGAAAGAAAGAATCTATAGAGGACACAGCTAAAGTATTAGGGCGTTTTTATGATGGCATGGAATTTAGAGGTTTTAAACAAGAGACCGTGGAAACCTTAGCAGCACATGCAGGGATCCCTGTATGGAATGGATTAACAGATTTATATCATCCCACACAAATTTTAGCAGACTTTTTAACCATAATGGAACATATTGATAAGCCTCTTAATAAAGTAAAGTTTGCCTACGTAGGTGATGCTAGAAATAACATGGGGAATTCACTAATGATTGGTGCAGCAAAGATGGGGATGGACTTCAGAGCTGTGGCACCAAAAGAGTTATTACCCAAGGGAGAATTAGTAGAAGAAATGAGAGCGGTTGCAGCAGAAACTGGTGGGGAAATTACATTGACAGACGATGTGGCAGAAGGAGTGAAGGATGCAGATGTGATTTATACAGATGTATGGGTGTCCATGGGTGAAGAAGACCAATTCGAAGTCAGAATTAAGCAGCTTTTACCTTACCAAGTGAACATGGATATGATTAAAGCGACAGGAAACCCAGATATGATCTTCATGCATTGCTTGCCAGCATTTCATGATCTAGAGACAACGGTAGGTAAGGAAATTCATGAAAAATTTGGATTAAAATCAATGGAAGTAACGGACGAAGTTTTTAGAAGCAGACACTCTGTTGTATTTGATGAAGCTGAAAATCGTCTACATACCATTAAAGCGATAATGGTGGCCACACTATAA
- the arcA gene encoding arginine deiminase, with amino-acid sequence MEKGFLNITSEIGNLKAVLLHRPGKELERLTPGYLEELLFDDIPWLKRMQEEHDDFAKVMKARGSKIYYYETLLADVLRDEHIKNQFVVDVIKNSHVGNIELEKIIIEYLQGERPESIVEIAISGLHKEDFPKMEREFHLVDYVKYDYPFYINPLPNLYFTRDPGAVIGQGLSVNKMKTPARDRETMFLSYIYRHHPLFKEKGTSLWYDYQEHYPMEGGDILVLSDEVVALGCSERTTARGIEILAQRLFAKGKVKKVLVIQIPFTRAYMHLDTVFTMVDHDKFTIYPGVENAVRVYELTQGVTTPKVTPKESLEKALMEVLHLPAVQLIQSGGGDEITAAREQWNDSTNTLAIAPGTVITYNRNEATNDTLRKHGIEVIEIEGSELVRGRGGPRCMSMPLLREEL; translated from the coding sequence ATGGAAAAAGGTTTTTTAAATATAACATCGGAAATTGGAAACTTAAAGGCAGTACTACTACACAGACCAGGAAAGGAGTTAGAAAGATTAACACCAGGATATTTAGAGGAATTGCTCTTTGATGACATCCCATGGTTGAAAAGAATGCAAGAAGAGCATGACGATTTTGCAAAGGTCATGAAAGCAAGAGGGAGCAAAATTTATTATTATGAAACACTATTGGCAGATGTGTTAAGAGATGAACATATTAAAAATCAGTTTGTGGTTGACGTAATCAAAAACTCCCATGTAGGCAATATTGAGTTAGAAAAAATCATCATTGAGTATTTGCAAGGAGAAAGACCAGAGTCGATTGTGGAAATTGCTATATCGGGTTTGCATAAAGAAGATTTTCCTAAGATGGAACGAGAATTTCATTTAGTGGATTATGTAAAATATGATTATCCTTTCTATATTAATCCCCTGCCTAATCTATACTTTACCCGGGACCCTGGGGCTGTGATCGGACAAGGATTATCTGTTAATAAAATGAAAACCCCAGCTAGAGATCGAGAGACAATGTTCCTGTCCTATATATACCGACACCACCCTTTATTTAAGGAAAAAGGAACATCCCTATGGTATGACTATCAAGAACATTATCCCATGGAGGGAGGGGACATTCTAGTGCTCAGTGATGAAGTAGTGGCCCTTGGATGCAGTGAAAGAACCACTGCACGGGGAATTGAAATTTTAGCACAAAGACTCTTTGCAAAGGGTAAAGTTAAGAAGGTGTTGGTGATTCAAATTCCTTTCACGCGGGCTTATATGCACTTGGATACGGTTTTCACCATGGTAGATCATGATAAATTTACCATCTATCCAGGGGTTGAAAATGCAGTCAGAGTATATGAGTTAACCCAAGGAGTCACCACACCTAAGGTAACACCTAAAGAGAGCTTAGAAAAAGCCTTGATGGAAGTGCTACACTTACCGGCGGTACAATTAATTCAAAGTGGTGGTGGAGATGAGATTACTGCCGCTAGGGAACAGTGGAATGACAGTACCAACACATTGGCCATTGCACCAGGGACAGTGATTACATATAATCGAAATGAAGCCACCAATGACACATTAAGAAAGCATGGGATTGAAGTCATTGAAATTGAAGGTTCTGAACTAGTGAGAGGCCGAGGAGGCCCAAGATGTATGTCAATGCCCCTTTTAAGGGAAGAATTATAG
- a CDS encoding Veg family protein: protein MITKNTLNDIRMNIEGYVGQKITLKANKGRKKTTIREGILENTYPNIFIVRIDGNFDTVRRVSYSYSDILTETVEITVCKDNQIIKVS from the coding sequence TTGATAACGAAGAACACGTTAAATGATATTAGAATGAACATTGAAGGATATGTAGGGCAAAAAATCACTCTAAAAGCTAATAAAGGTAGAAAAAAGACAACCATTCGAGAAGGCATTTTAGAAAATACGTACCCAAATATTTTTATTGTAAGAATTGATGGGAACTTTGACACCGTTAGGAGAGTCTCCTATAGTTATTCGGATATTCTGACAGAAACTGTTGAAATTACCGTTTGTAAAGACAACCAAATAATAAAAGTAAGTTAA